The nucleotide window GTCCGCGAAGTCGAGGTACTTGTTATCGAGTTCCGAGAGCGCCTCGCGACCGACGATGTTCACGAGGTCGCGGAGGTCCTCGCCCTCCGCGTACGCCGCGAACATCTGGTCTTTCACGTCGGCGTGGTCCTCGCGGGTGAGCCCCTCGCCGATCCCGTCGTCCATCAGCCGCGACAGGCTGGGGAGGACGTTGATCGGCGGCTGGAGGCCCTGACTGTTGAGGTCGGGGTCGACGTAGATCTGCCCCTCCGTGATGTACCCGGTCAGGTCCGGGATCGGGTGGGTGTCGTCGTCGCCCGGCATCGTGAGGATCGGGATCTGCGTGACCGACCCGTCGCGGCCCTTGATCCGGCCCGCGCGCTCGTACAGCTGCGCCAGGTCGGTGTACATGTATCCGGGGTAGCCACGACGGCCCGGAACCTCCTCGCGGGCCGCGCCGATCTCGCGGAGCGCCTCGCAGTAGTTGGTCATGTCCGTCAGGATGACGAGGACGTGGTAGTCCTTCTCGAAGGCGAGGTACTCGGCCGTGGTGAGCACCATCCGCGGCGTGACCGTCCGCTCGACGGCGGGGTCGTCCGCGAGGTTCATGAAGACGACGGAGCGTTCGAGCGCGCCGGTGCGCTCGAAGTCCTGCATGAACTCGTTGGCCTCCTCTTGGGTGATCCCCATCGCGCCGAAGATGACGGCGAACTCGGAGCCGTCCTCGTCGTCGCCCTCCTCCTCTTCGGGCACGCTGGCCTGCCGCGCGATCTGCATCGCCAGTTCGCTGTGCGGCTGGCCGGAACTGGAGAAGATCGGGAGCTTCTGCCCGCGGACGAGCGTGTTCATCCCGTCGATGGCGGAGACGCCCGTCTCGATGAACTCCTCGGGGTACTCCCGGGAGTAGGGGTTGATCGCCGCGCCGACGATGTCCTGTCGCTCCTCCGGAACGATCTCCGGGCCGTCGTCGATCGGCCGGCCGGAGCCGTCGAGCACCCGACCGAGCAGATCCTCGGTGACGGGCATCTTCATCGTCTCGCCCAAGAAGCGGACGGACGCGTCTCTGTCGATACCGCTCGTCCCCTCGAAGACCTGGATCGCGACCACGTCCTCCGAGGATTCGAGCACCTGCCCGCGCAGCGTCTCGCCCTGTGCCGTCTCGATCTCGACGATCTCGTCGTAACCGATCGCCTCGTCGACCTCGGCGTACACGAGGGGACCGCTGATCTCGGTGATGGTTTGGTACTCTTTCATATTAGTAGAGGCTCCGGAGTTCCTCGGCGATGTCCGCCTTGAGCTCCTCGATGTACTCCTCGTAGTCCTCTTGGACGCCAATCCGGTTAATTCGGGGGGCGGCCTCGGTGTCGACGATCTCCTCGACCGGGACGCCGGCGTCGAGCGCGTCGAACGCCTCGTCGTTGAACGCCTGGATCGTCGTCAGCATGAGGTACGTCTTCTCCGGCGGACAGAAGGTGTCGACCGGGTGGAACGCGTTCTGCTGGAGGTACGCCTCGCGCAGGTAGCGCGCGACCTCGAGGGTGAGCTGCTGGTCGTCGGGGAGAGCGTCCTTCCCGACGAGCTGAACGATCTCCTGTAGCTCCGTCTCCTCGTCGAGCACGTCGACCGCCCACTGGCGTCGCTCCGCCCAGTCGTCGGCGACCTTGTCTTCGAACCACGGGTCCAGCTGGTCTTTGTACAGCGAGTACGATTCGTTCCAGTTGATCGACGGGAAGTGGCGGCGCTCCGCTAAGTCCGCGTCGAGCGCCCAGAACGTCTTCACGATACGCAGCGTGTTCTGCGTGACCGGCTCCGAGAAGTCGCCGCCGGGCGGTGACACCGCGCCGATAGCCGAGACGGACCCCTCCGTCCCGTTGACGTTCTCGAAGTAGCCGGCCCGCTCGTAGAACTGCGCCAGACGGGCGGCGAGGTACGCGGGGTACCCCTCCTCGCCGGGCATCTCCTCCAGCCGGGAGGAGATCTCGCGCATCGCCTCCGCCCACCGCGAGGTGGAGTCGGCCATCAGCGCCACGTCGTACCCCATGTCGCGGTAGTACTCGGCGATCGTGATCCCCGTGTAGATACAGGACTCACGCGCCGCGACGGGCATGTTCGAGGTGTTCGCGATGAGCGAGGTGCGGGCCATCAGCGGGTTGCCGTTGGCCGGGTCCTCCAGCTCGGGGAAGTCCTCGATGACCTCGGTCATCTCGTTGCCGCGCTCGCCGCAGCCGACGTAGACGATGATGTCCGCGTCGGCGTACTTGGCGAGCTGGTGCTGGGTGACCGTCTTCCCGGAGCCGAACGGCCCCGGAATCGCGGCCGTCCCGCCCTTCGCGATGGGGAACAGGCCGTCGAGGATGCGCTGACCGGACACCAGCGGCGTCCGGGGCGTCTTCTTGTTCGCGGAGGGGCGCGCCTCGCGGACGGGCCACTCCTGGTGCATCGAGACGTCCGTCCCGTTGGCGAGCTCGGCCACCGTCTCGGTGACGTCGAACGAGCCCGACTCGACGGCGGTGACCTCGGTGGTCTCGCCCTCGTCGAGCGCGTCCGGCGGCACCATCACCTTGTGGTCGATGGTGACCGTCTCCTCGACGATGCCGACCACGTCGCCGCGGCCGACCTCGTCGCCGACCTCGACGGTGGGCTCGAACTCCCACTCCTTCTCGAGGTCGATACCGGGGGCGTCAACCCCGCGGTCGAGGTACGGACTGCCCATCTTGCCCTCCAGCACGTCCAAGGGGCGCTGAACGCCGTCGTAGATGGCGTCCAGCACGCCCGGACCCAGGTCGACCGACAGCGGCTCGCCCGTGTTCTCGACGGGTTCGCCGGGGCCGACGCCGGAGGTCTCCTCGTACACCTGAACGGTCGTGAGGTCGCCCTCGATCTCGATCACTTCCCCCATGAGCCCTTCGTCGCCGACGTAGACGACGTCGTTCATGCGGGCGTCGAGATCGCGGGCGGTCACGACCGGACCGCTCACGCTCTGAATGACGCCGTCGTCGGAGACGGCGTCGGTTGTGTCTGCTTTGCTCATGTTAGTCTTCGTCCTCCATCAGGTCGATGCCGATGGCGCGTTTGATCTGGTCGCGCAGCCCGCCGCTGCCGGCTCCGGAGCCGCCGAGCGTCACGAGGACCGGCTCGATGCTCCCCTCGACCGCCTCGCGGGTCCCCCGCGAGAGGTGGTCGAGGTCGTCGTCGTGCATCACGATGATGCCGACGCCCTCGTCGTCGAGCGTCCGCTCGACCGCGTCGTCGAGCTTCTCGTCTTTCTCGTCGTCCGGCACGTTCTCGAACGCCCGGACGCCGGCGAGACGGAACCCGGTCGTGAACTCCGGGCTGCCGACGACCGCTATCTCCTGGCTCATGTTATCACCAGCTCCGATTCGATCTCGTCGGGCGACAGCCCGGCCTCCTTCCCGCGGGCGATCGCCCGGATGTTCTCCGTCTCGCGCTCCTTCGCGAGGATGTACGAGATGATCGGGGTGACCGACACGGGGTGGATCGTGCCGAGCCGGTCGCCGTACGCCAACAGCGCGGCGTCGATCGCGTGTTCGAACGCGATGAGGCTGTCGGCCTCCTCTAGCTCGCGGAGCGCGGGACCGAGCTCGTCGCCGTACTGGCTGTCGCCGATGTACTCGACCAGCTCGTCGATGTTCTGCGCCAGCCGCGCGAGCGACGAGCGGGTGAACAGGTCACCGCCCTCGATGAAGTACGCCGCGGGGTCGATATCCGCGCCCGAACGGGCGAGCCGGAGCGCGTTCGTCGCGTTCCGGAAGTCGACCTCCGCCTTGAGGAACGCCTCGTACTGCCGGGTCGGCTCGTCGCCGCCAAGCCCGGAGAGGAGCCGCTCGTAGAACGCGCGGTCGACCGCGTTCTCTAAGGGCACCAGCACGCCCGTCTCCTCGAACTCGGCGTACGCCTCCCGCAGCGGCTCCCCGTAGATCGTGTCTTCGAGGACCTCGATCACGCCGTCGATCGAGTCCGCCTCAAGCAGCCGGCGGATCCGACGGTCGTCGAACTCGCCGGCGCGGATCAGGTCGACCTCGACGGCCGACTGCTCCGCGTCGGTGTAGACGCCGCGGATGACCGTCTTCACGTTCCACGCGTCGAACTTCCGGAGGTACCGGGCGATCAGGTCGTACAGCGACCCCTCGCTCCAGTCGAGGATGGCGTCGAACTGCTCGGCGAGGTTCCGATTCAACGCGTACTCGATCAGGTCCACGCCGCCGTGGCGGCTTCCGAGGGCGTTGATCTCCGCGCCGTAGCTCGACTCCTCCATGAACCGGGCGATCTCGGCCGGACCCATCCGAGTGAGCTTGCGGTACTCATCGTCCCCGAAGAGGCTGCCGCGGCGGGCACGAACCCGCGCGACGACGTACTCGGGGTTCGGGCTGCCGGCGGCGCTCATTGGTCGAACAGCCGGTCCGAGATGTTCTTCAACTCGTCGTCCCAGACGGACTCTAAGACCGAGTCGAACGTGTTGTTCACGCGAACGCGGGAGGTGTCGCTCTCGACGACGACGCCGCCGAGGCAGTCGACCTCGCCGTCGACCTCGGCGTTGCGGTCGGCGACGAGATCTTCGAGCAGCTCGACGTCCTCGGCGCGAGTGTAGACGGCGACATCCTCGTCGCCGTCGAACTCCGCCAGGCTCGCGTCGAGCAAGGCCTCGGTGAGCTCGCGGCGGTCGTCGCCGTCGAGCCCCTCGATGGCGGCCTCGACGTCGTCATGAACGTCTTCTAAGACGTCGCGACGAGCGCCGAGCCGCTCCTGTTTGGCCTCGAGCTTCGCCGAGGAGAGCGTCTGTTCGCGCTCCTGGTCGATCTGGTCGTCGACCTCGGCGAGCCGCTCCTCGCGGATGCGCTCCGCGTCGGTCTCGGCCTCGGCGACGATCTCGTCGGCCTCGGCCTCGGCCGCCTCGCGGATCTCCTCCGCACGCGCGCGGGCTTCGTCTCGAACGTCCTCAACGACGGTTTCCAAACTCATTGGTTGAAAAACGCTGGAGGATTAACCGACGATGAAGACGACGACGAGCGCCAGAATGACGATCGTCTCGGGGAGGACCGTCAGGATGAGCCCGTTGACGAACAGATCTTCGTCCTCGGCCATCGCGCCGACGGCAGCCGACCCGATGCCGCGCTCCGCGTAACCCGCCCCGAGTGCCGCAAGCCCGACGGCGAGGGCCGCCGCGGCGTTGGGGTCAGTCAGCGTTCCACCGGTCGACAGTACGAGGTTCCCGAGTTCGTTGGTAGCTTCAAACATTGGTAGTAGTTGCTGTTGCTCGTCTCCGAACGGTTGCTAATTGCCTCTACAGGAGTCATAAAGCTTCCCAAAACGACCGAACAGAATCCGGGAGAACAGTGGGGAAAGCGGCGGCTACTGCGGTCAGATACCCGACAACGTTGCCGGGTTCGTGCGGGCGGACCGCGGCGAGACCGACCAGCGGCCGGAGATCGCTCCGGCCGTCAGTCCTCGCGGGTGTACTTCCGGTCGCGTCCGAACGGCAGGTACTCGCGGCCGCCGCCCTCGTAGAAGTTCCCGAAGAACTCCACGTACTCGAGGCGGACCGCCTGAATGCCGGCAGACGTGACGCCGAGCAGGAGCACGACGATGTGACCGACGACCGCCACGACGATCCCGCCGAGGAGCGCGACGACGCCGACTGCGCCGATCGAGGCCGGGTCGAACGCGGTGGTGATCCCCGCGAAGACCAGCTCCTCGCTCGCCGTCTCCTGAACGTGGTGGAGGTGCTCGTTCGTGAAGATGAAGTGGAAGCTCCCCTCGCCGCCCTCGTCGATGTACGCACCGAACGCGAGCAGGTTGACCGCGAGCGCCATCCCGCCCTTCGCGAGCAGGACGGCCATGATCCGGGCGTACGAGATGACGTTGACGACCGGTGCGAGCGCTTCGGCGAGCTCCGGTGTCGCGCCGACCGCGAGCAGGCCGAGGCCGAGCAGGATCGCCGCGATGGCCGCGTACCCGACCACGCCCGGGACGGGGAACGTCTCGAACGACACGACCCCGAACGTCAGGACGCCGAACGCCTCGTAGAGGAAGTCCGGCTTCGGTCCGGGGAGCTGCTGGCTGAAGATCCAGATCCACGCGCCGTTGAGGATCAGCAGCCACGACCCGGCCTCGTACAGCGCGTGCTTCAGGTCGTGCTGCTGGTAGTGGCTCACGAACGAGAGGATGTGCCCGAGGTTCAGGTGGACGATCCCGAACAGCACGCTGGCGACGAGGAACGACAGCGCCCAGTTGAGGTCGGCGGGCGAGAGGCCCTTCCCCTCGACCGGCCAGTGAACGTCACCCGGCAGCAGCTGGTAGGCGTGGTACCCGAACACGTCGATACCGAAGTAGATCCCGAACAGTATCGTGAAGCCGCCGGCCCACATCGCGACGGAGCCGAGTTCGCGGAACGCGCCGTCGAACTTGGTGTACATGAAGGCCCCGATGGCGGCGTAGAGGACGCCGTATCCCACGTCGCCGATCATGAACCCGAACATCGCCGGGAACGTCAGGAACACCAGCAGCGTCGGGTCGAACTCCGAGTACTTCGGGCGACCGAACGCCTGAACGAGCAGTTCGAACGGTCCCGCAGCGCCGCCGTTGTCCTGAACGACCGGCGGGTCGTCCGTACCGTGCGCCGCGTGGCCGCCGTCGGTGGCGACCGCCTCTTCAGTCTCGGCGTCCGCGGTCGCGTCGGCCGACGCCGCGCCACCCGCGTCGTCGTCGACGGACTCGGTGTGGTGGTCGCCGTCGGGCGTGAACGAGGCGCGCTCCAGCTCCTCGACCTCGGCGTGGTCGCCGACCGCGTCGGCGACCGCCGCCTCGAAGTCGGGGTAGGTCTCGGTCGGAACCCATCCCTCGGCGACGAAGGCGTTCTCCGTCGTCGCAAAGGAGAGCGGCGCTTCCTTCTTCTCGGCCTCGATGGTGAGCTGCTCTTCGGCGCGCAGGAGGAAGCCGGCTGCCTCCGCTTTGACCGATTCCAGCTCGGTCTCGACCGCGTCGAGTTCGTCGCGGAGGTCTGCCTGTTCGGCCTCCAGCTCCGCGACGTACTCGTCCGGGCTGGCGTCCGCGTCCGGCACGTCGAGCAGCGCGATGTCGACGCCGACCAGCGCGTCCTGAACGACGCCCTCGGCGTCGGGGTCCGACGGCTTCGCGACGATGGCGAGCACGTCGCCGCCGACGAAGACGTCGAAGGCGTCTATCCCCTCGGCGTCTTCGAGCGCCGCCTCGACGGGACCGGGCTTGGCCTCGCCGACGACGACCTCGACGGAGTCGTAGCCGCGCAGGTACGCTAAGTCGATCCCCAGCTCGGCGAACGGCTCCATCCGATCGATCTCCTCTTGCCGGTCGCGGATCGCGTTCTGGAGCTCGTCGCGCTGGTCGTTGAGGTCGTTGACCCGCTCGCGGACGCGGTCGAGCTCGGTGACGAGTTCCTCGTCGTCAAGCGAACGCGCGACCTCGGCGTCGTCCTCGTCGACGTCGAGGATGCTTTCGAGCGACCGCACCGTCACGAGCCGCTCGTTCAGCGTCTCGGCTCCGTCGAGCGAAGTTCCCGGTTCGAACCCCTCGTACCGCTCGTCGTAGTCGGTGACGTGCAGGGAGTGGTGCGAGTACGCCGCCTCGATGACGTCGTCGATGACGCGCTTCGAGCCCGTCACCGACACCCGGCTCATCCGCTCAGGCCTGAGCATCCACCGCCTCCTCGGCCTGCTCGTGAACCGCCGCCTCGAACCGTTCGACGGCGTAGTCGACGGCCGATTCCACCCGGTCGCGGGCCTCGCGTTCGAGCTCGTCGCGGTCCGAACGCCCCGACTCGAGGATCTCCTCGCGCCGCTCTTCGATCTCCTCTCGGGCCGTTTCGAGCCGCTCTTCGGCCTCGGAGTCCGCCTCCTCCTCGGCCTCGGCGCGGATCTCGTCCGCGCGATCACGAGCCTCGGCGAGGCGCTCTTCGGCGTCCGATTCCGCGTCCGCAATGATCTCGTCCGCCTCCCGTTCGGCCTCCTTGATTGAGTTGAGCACCTCTGGTCTCGCCATGCTACTAATCGCCTGAAACTCTACAAGCGACGTATAAGGTGTTTGCGAAAGCCCGCGGGGTTTCGCGCGGATTCCGGGCCGATTCCGGGCGGATATCGGACCGAACTCGTCGGACGCGCCCGCCGAGTCCGGGCGTCGCCGCCTACATTTAAGTGCCAGTCGCCGGACCGTCACCGTATGGCAACGGTGTATGCGGTCGCGTCGGCGAAAGGTGGGGTCGGGAAGACCACCACGACCGCCGCGCTGGCGACGATCCTGGCGGAGTCGGGGGCCGACGTCATCGCGATCGACGCCGACCTCGGCATGGCGAACCTCGCGAGCGCCGTCGGGGTCACGCCCGGCGAGATCACCATCCACGACGTGCTCGCGGACGAGGCGGAGCCCGCCGCGGCGGTCCGCGAGGGACCGTCCGGGCTCCGGGTCGTTCCGGGCGCGACCGACCTCGACGCGTACGCGGCCGCGGACCCGTCGGGACTCCGCCGGGTGATCGAGGCGTTCGACGACGCCGAGTTCGTGTTCGTCGACGCCGGCGCGGGGCTGTCGCACGACTCCACGCTCCCGCTCGCGATCGCCGACGAGACGCTGCTCGTCTCGACGCCGGAGCGGAGCGCCCTCGGCGACACCGAGAAGACGCGACAGCTGACCGAGCGCCTCGGCGGGACGGTCGCCGGCGCTGCGATCACCCGCGTGACCGACGACACCGACGAGGTCGTCACCGCCTTACTCGACGCTCCCGTCCTCGGTCGGATCCCGGACGACGAGGCCGTGGCCCGGGCCGCGGCGGCGAACCGTTCCCTGTCGGCCGCTGCGCCCGACGCGCCGGCGACGCGGGCGTACCGCGACCTGGTCCGGGCGCTGACCGGCGTCGACGTCGCCGGAGCGGGACTCGACGAACCCGCGGCCGACGCGGCGAGCGAGGCGCGGGCCGGCGGCGAGGGAGGAAGCAGCGAGGGCGGTGGCGAGAGCCCGGACGAGGAGAGCGCGGCCGAACCGGACGCGACGGACGACGACGCGGACGACGACGGCCCGGTGACCGACGACGCGGTGATCGTCGACGACGGGCCGGAGACGGCGGTCGGTGACGACGCGGAGGAGTCCTCAGCGGAGGAAGACGAGACGCCGGCCCCCGACGATGACCAACCGGCGGACGACGACGACATCATCGTCGCGGACCCCGACGCGACCGGGGTGGCGGACACCAGCGACGGCGACGACATCATCGTCGCAAGCGAGGACGAAGCCGACGCTGAGACGGTGGGCGACGACGATGAGGCGGACACAGAGGTGGACGACGCCGAAACGGCCGACGCGGACGACGCCGAAACGGTCGACTCCGAGTCAGCCGAGGCTGAGATCGCGGACACCGATCACGACGGAGCCGACAGCGAGATCGCGGACGACGACGAGGCCGACGCCGAGAGCGTGACCGACGACCGCGGGACTGCCGGCGAGGAGGACGCCGCGGTCGACGCCAACACCGACATCGATGCCACCGCCGAGAGCGACGCCGAGACCGACGACGGCGACGACCCCGACGCGATCCCGGATGCGGACGAGACCGCGCGGGTGACGGCGACCGAGCGGACCGAGTCGGACGACGACATCGACGACGAACTGGCCGGCAGCATTCCGTTTCGCGACGACGATACCGGGACGATGAACACCGTGCTGTCGGAGGAGCCGGAAGACGGCGACGACGCCAGCGGCGAGAGCGCGGACGGCGAGACGGCCGAGGAGTCGTCTCCGGACGCCGGCGACGAGGAGGACAAGGGAGACGAGGGCGACGGGAAGGACGGCGGATTCTTCAGTCGGCTGCTCGGTCGGTGACGAGAGAAACGGGGAGAGAAACTGTCTCGGGGGACCGGGCTGCGATGCCGATCAGGCTTCTGACGGCGCGCGGGCGCGGTCGCGGATCAGCTCGCGGATCTCCTCCGGATCGGTGACGTCCGCGAGCTCCTCGCAGGAGACGAGAGCGGTGCCGTCGACCGACTCGCGCTTCTCGTCCTCCTCGGTGAAGTACACGGAGCGGGTCTGGGCCACCTCGCCGATGGAGGACATGATCCGGGCGCGCTTCTCGGCCGCGGCGGTGAACGCCGAGTGGCCGGTGAGCACGCGCGTCGCCGGGCTGTCCTCGTCCTCGGAGACCGCCTTGAACGGCGCACGCGCGGTCGGGTGGACGGTGAACCCGGCGCTCGTGAGCACGTGGAGGACGTGTTCGTCGTCGGGGTCGGCCGCGGGCGCGGACGGCGTCGGCTCCGCGTCGCGGACGTCGTCCGCGCCCTCCAGCACGTCGACCGGGCTGGAGAACGGCTGGTCGAACAGCTCCTCCAGCTGGATCGCCACTTCGATGGAGGCGTTCATCCCGTCCTCGTACTTCGAGACGGTGCGTCTGGAGACGCCGAGTTCGGTCGCGAGACGGCCGAGCGACCAGCCGCGCTCCTCGCGCTCGTCGGCCAGCAGGTCGCCGTCGAGGCTGACGTACAGTCCGCCGGGGGCGGCGTAGATGAGCGGCGGCATCCCCTCGACGAACAGGTCGTACGCGGTGTCGGGGTTGATCACCGGCACGCCGTGTCTGAAGTAGACGACGCCGGGTTTCAGCTCCTCGTCGCGGGTACGGACGCCGATCACCATCGGCGTCCCCCTGAGGTACTCGCCGAGCCGGCGCATCTCCGCGCCGGTCTCCGCGTCGAGCGCGTCGACGTTGCCGAGTATCTTCAAAAGGAGGAGGTCCTCGTCGCGCCGGGCCGCCACGTCGAAGCTCTTGGGCCGGACCGCACACCGGTCGCTGACGAGGAACCCCGCGTCCTCCAGCATCGCGGTGACGTTTCCGATGAGCGCAGTCCGGGACATAGCTAAAATAAGCGTCTCGGCGTATATATGCGTTGTGTCGTCCGCCTCCCGACGAAACCACCGCCCGCCTGCGATTTTCTCCGCTCGGGCCGGGAAACGGTTAAATACTCCGCGAGCGCCGAGAGCGATCTGGCGGGGGCGGGACGCGACTCGCCCGCCCTCGAAAGGGACTTGACCCGCCGTCGCGAACGTCGTTACATGCCGATCGTCGCCGTCGACGACACCGACTCCCGCGAGCGCGGGATGTGTACGACGTACGTGGCGACGCGGATCGCGGAACGGCTCGCGGACGCCGGCGGCCGGGTCCGGCGACGTCTCCTCGTCCGCCTGAATCCGGCCGTGAAACACAAGACTAGGGGGAACGCCGCGGTCGCGCTCCACGTCTCCGGCGTCGGCGCGGGACGGGCCGCCGAGGTCGCCGTCGAGACGGTCGCCGAGTTCGCCGCCGCGTCGGACCCGCGGACCTCGCCGGGCGTGGTCGTCGCCGACCGCGACGTCGAAGGCGACCCGTTCGACCCGACCGGCTCGCCGATCCCCGACGCGGTCGCCGCGTTCGCCCGGCGCGCGCTCCGCGAGCGGCTCTGCGTCGCGGAAGCGGTCGATCTGGCCGAGGAACACGGGTTCCGACACGCCGCGATCGGATCGGCGGGCGGCGCGGACGGGGGCGAGTCGGTCGCCGGTCGGGGGCGGATCGGCGCGCTGGCCGCGGTGGGCGCGCCGGCCGCGTTCGCCGACTGGACGGTCGAGCGGATCTCCTACCGCGAGCTCGACCGCTGCGGGACGCCCCGCGATGTCGACGTCGAGAGCGTCTTCGCCGCCGCCGAGGAGGGATATCCGGTGGTCTGGGACACCGTCGACCGGGAGGCGGGCGCTGCCGTCTGCGTCCCCAACGCCCCCGGCCCGATCCTCCACGGGATCCGGGGCGACGACGCCGACGCGTGCCGGGCGGTCGCGGCCGGAATCGGCGGCGAAGCGGTCGACCGCGCCGCGACGTTCCTGACGAATCAGGGGACCGACGCCCACCTCGCGCCGGGGCGGATCGGCGACCTGCGCGACGGCGCGGGCTACCGCGTCGCGGGCGTCGTCGCGGGCGCGCCGGAGACGAAACAGGGGGGGCACGTCCACGTCGCGGTCGCGAGCGACCGGACCGAGAGCGACTGGAGCGGGAACAACCGAGGAGGAGAAGGCGACGGGACCGACGCCGACCGCCTCCGCGCCGTCGCGTTCGCGCCCACCGGCCGGTTCCGCGACCGGGTCCGGGCGCTGCGCCCCGGCGACCGCGTCACCCTCTGTGGCGAACACGAGGTGCGGGCGGACGCGGACGGCCCGGAGCACACCCTGAAACTGGAGAAGTTCGCCGTGCGCGACCTCGTTCGGACCGCGCCAGCCGTGCCGACCTGTCCCGACTGCGGGCGCTCGATGTCCTCGGCTGGACGTGGTCAGGGGTACCGCTGTCGCGACTGCGGGACAAGCGCGTCGGGGAAGGTCGAGACGCCGATCGACCGCGACCTCGAACCGGGGTGGTACGAGGTGCCGCCGAGCGCGCGCCGCCACGTCGCGAAGCCGCTCGTCCGCGGGGGGTTCGACGCGCCGACCCACCCGGAGCGATGAAGTGATCCGGGTGAGAGCGGGCGGACGTGACCGGAATCGTCTTCCACGCGACGGAGCGACGCGACGCGGTCGTCGAGTTCTACCGCGACCGACTGGACGCGACCGTGCGGCTCGAACAGCCGGACTGTACGATACTCGAGTTCGACGGCTTCCTGTTCGGGTTCTGCGAGCGCGCGGCGGCCGACGACTGCGGCATCCTCACCTTCGTCTACCCGGACAGGGAGAGCGTTGACGCCGCCCGGGATCGACTCGGCGACGCGGTCGTGGAGGAGCCGCGAGAGAACGAGACGTACGACATCTACCAGTGTTTCGCCGAGGATCCAGAGGGCCGGACAGTCGAGTGTCAGGCGTTCCTCGACGACGACGTCGACATCGAGTAGGCGGCGGTCGGCGAGCCGGAGGGGTCGTGCCCGCTCACTCGTCGAGGTCGTGGGCGTCGCGCCACGCGGCCGCCCGCTCCGCGGCCGCCTCGCCGTCGTCGAACCGCTCCCGCTCGTAGGTCGACTCGTCTGCCGCCTGCTCCATCACGTCGAGGCGGACGACGAAGCCGCCGGCCGCGCGCTCGCGTAGCCTGACCGTCGCGTAGCCGTCCGATCGCTCCCACTCGGTGACCGTGCCGTCGTCGCGCTCCAGCGACCAGCTCATACCCGGCCGGACGCGCCCCGCGGCTAAAGCGGTGGGGTTCCGCAGTCGGGCCGGTTGGTCGCGGTTCCGTTGATCGCCCGCGCTCGGGTCAGTCGCCCGCGCTCGGCGAGCGGTCCGTTCCCGGCGTCTCCGCCGCCTCCGGCGTGCCGGCGTACCCGCACACCGGACAGACGACGTAGCCCAGCGAGTCGTAGGGGACCGACGTCGAGGGGGCGGTCACGTCGCAGTCGGGGCAGTCGAACGTCGCCGCGTCCTCTGTCGACATGCTACCGCATAGCGACCGATCGCCCGTAGTTATGCGCCGCTTGCTGCCCCGTCAACGCCGCCCTACTTATATACCGAGACCGAACTCCGTCGCGTGACCGACGACGCACACGCGAGCGGGGCGGACGCGGGGGAGCCGACCGGACCGCACGAGCGACGACGCGAGCGAACCGCGCGGCGGCTCGACGCGGCCGACGCCGCGGGGCTGATAGCGTTCCCGAGTCGGAACCTCGAATATCTCACCGGGTTCGCCGAGGAGCCGGGCGAGCGACACTTCTTCCTCGTGATTCCGGCCGCGAGCGCCGTAGATTCGGACCCGGCGCTGCTCGTGCCGGCGCTGTACGAGACGCAGGTTAGGGAGGCGACGAGCGTCGGAGAGATCCGGACGTGGAGCGACGGCGACGACCCGGTCGCGGCGACCCGCGACCTGCTCGCTGACCGGGAGCTCGACGGGGGCCGGCTCCTCGTCGACGACACGATGTGGGCGCGGTTCTCGCAGGACCTCCGCGCGGCCGCCCCCGACGCGACGTGGGGGCTGGCGAGCGAGGCCCTCGCGGACCTCCGGGTCAGGAA belongs to Halorubrum sp. DM2 and includes:
- a CDS encoding V-type ATP synthase subunit E; translated protein: MSLETVVEDVRDEARARAEEIREAAEAEADEIVAEAETDAERIREERLAEVDDQIDQEREQTLSSAKLEAKQERLGARRDVLEDVHDDVEAAIEGLDGDDRRELTEALLDASLAEFDGDEDVAVYTRAEDVELLEDLVADRNAEVDGEVDCLGGVVVESDTSRVRVNNTFDSVLESVWDDELKNISDRLFDQ
- a CDS encoding V-type ATP synthase subunit F, whose product is MSQEIAVVGSPEFTTGFRLAGVRAFENVPDDEKDEKLDDAVERTLDDEGVGIIVMHDDDLDHLSRGTREAVEGSIEPVLVTLGGSGAGSGGLRDQIKRAIGIDLMEDED
- a CDS encoding V-type ATP synthase subunit C; translation: MSAAGSPNPEYVVARVRARRGSLFGDDEYRKLTRMGPAEIARFMEESSYGAEINALGSRHGGVDLIEYALNRNLAEQFDAILDWSEGSLYDLIARYLRKFDAWNVKTVIRGVYTDAEQSAVEVDLIRAGEFDDRRIRRLLEADSIDGVIEVLEDTIYGEPLREAYAEFEETGVLVPLENAVDRAFYERLLSGLGGDEPTRQYEAFLKAEVDFRNATNALRLARSGADIDPAAYFIEGGDLFTRSSLARLAQNIDELVEYIGDSQYGDELGPALRELEEADSLIAFEHAIDAALLAYGDRLGTIHPVSVTPIISYILAKERETENIRAIARGKEAGLSPDEIESELVIT
- a CDS encoding ATP synthase subunit A, which codes for MSKADTTDAVSDDGVIQSVSGPVVTARDLDARMNDVVYVGDEGLMGEVIEIEGDLTTVQVYEETSGVGPGEPVENTGEPLSVDLGPGVLDAIYDGVQRPLDVLEGKMGSPYLDRGVDAPGIDLEKEWEFEPTVEVGDEVGRGDVVGIVEETVTIDHKVMVPPDALDEGETTEVTAVESGSFDVTETVAELANGTDVSMHQEWPVREARPSANKKTPRTPLVSGQRILDGLFPIAKGGTAAIPGPFGSGKTVTQHQLAKYADADIIVYVGCGERGNEMTEVIEDFPELEDPANGNPLMARTSLIANTSNMPVAARESCIYTGITIAEYYRDMGYDVALMADSTSRWAEAMREISSRLEEMPGEEGYPAYLAARLAQFYERAGYFENVNGTEGSVSAIGAVSPPGGDFSEPVTQNTLRIVKTFWALDADLAERRHFPSINWNESYSLYKDQLDPWFEDKVADDWAERRQWAVDVLDEETELQEIVQLVGKDALPDDQQLTLEVARYLREAYLQQNAFHPVDTFCPPEKTYLMLTTIQAFNDEAFDALDAGVPVEEIVDTEAAPRINRIGVQEDYEEYIEELKADIAEELRSLY
- a CDS encoding V-type ATP synthase subunit B, which gives rise to MKEYQTITEISGPLVYAEVDEAIGYDEIVEIETAQGETLRGQVLESSEDVVAIQVFEGTSGIDRDASVRFLGETMKMPVTEDLLGRVLDGSGRPIDDGPEIVPEERQDIVGAAINPYSREYPEEFIETGVSAIDGMNTLVRGQKLPIFSSSGQPHSELAMQIARQASVPEEEEGDDEDGSEFAVIFGAMGITQEEANEFMQDFERTGALERSVVFMNLADDPAVERTVTPRMVLTTAEYLAFEKDYHVLVILTDMTNYCEALREIGAAREEVPGRRGYPGYMYTDLAQLYERAGRIKGRDGSVTQIPILTMPGDDDTHPIPDLTGYITEGQIYVDPDLNSQGLQPPINVLPSLSRLMDDGIGEGLTREDHADVKDQMFAAYAEGEDLRDLVNIVGREALSELDNKYLDFADAFESEFIDQGFETTRDIDETLSIGWDLLSMLPKDALNRIDEEFIEEYYREDDAEREAVEAAD
- a CDS encoding ATP synthase subunit K; translated protein: MFEATNELGNLVLSTGGTLTDPNAAAALAVGLAALGAGYAERGIGSAAVGAMAEDEDLFVNGLILTVLPETIVILALVVVFIVG